The Acidobacteriota bacterium genome has a segment encoding these proteins:
- the argF gene encoding ornithine carbamoyltransferase, producing MQKDFLSIRDLSVYEFGQMLDKAAEVKKHPARYGKALKGKILAMIFQKPSLRTRMTFETGMLRLGGEAIYLAPSDISLGSREGAYDIAKNLERWVDGIMIRTFGHQIAVDLAANCRIPVINALTDLSHPCQAMADFLTLREHKGALSSLKLAYVGDGNNVCHSLMLAAARGGTKMAVATPPGYEPKKEIVEAAREDGKDTGFDLTLTHSAEEAVAGADAVYTDVWASMGQEAEKEARAKIFAPYQVNARLMAHAGQGALFMHCLPAHRGDEVTDEVIDAPSSVVFDEAENRLHAQKAILIALMGGKD from the coding sequence ATGCAAAAAGACTTCCTGTCCATCCGTGACTTGAGCGTGTACGAGTTCGGCCAGATGCTGGACAAGGCCGCCGAAGTCAAGAAACACCCGGCCAGGTACGGCAAGGCCCTCAAGGGCAAGATCCTGGCCATGATCTTCCAGAAGCCGTCGCTGCGCACGCGGATGACCTTCGAGACGGGCATGCTCCGGCTGGGCGGCGAGGCCATCTACCTGGCCCCCTCAGACATCTCCCTGGGCAGCCGCGAGGGCGCCTACGACATCGCCAAGAACCTCGAGCGCTGGGTCGACGGCATCATGATCCGGACCTTCGGGCACCAGATCGCGGTCGACCTGGCCGCGAACTGCAGGATCCCGGTCATCAACGCCCTGACCGACCTGTCCCATCCCTGCCAGGCCATGGCCGATTTCCTGACGCTGCGGGAGCACAAGGGCGCGCTCTCCAGCCTCAAGCTGGCCTACGTCGGCGACGGGAACAACGTCTGCCACAGCCTCATGCTGGCGGCCGCCCGGGGCGGGACGAAAATGGCCGTCGCGACGCCCCCCGGCTACGAGCCGAAGAAGGAGATCGTCGAGGCGGCCCGCGAGGACGGCAAGGACACCGGCTTCGACCTGACCCTGACCCATTCGGCCGAAGAGGCCGTGGCCGGCGCCGACGCGGTCTACACCGACGTCTGGGCCTCCATGGGCCAGGAGGCGGAGAAGGAGGCCCGGGCCAAGATCTTCGCGCCCTACCAGGTCAACGCCCGGCTCATGGCCCACGCCGGCCAGGGCGCCCTGTTCATGCACTGCCTGCCGGCCCACCGGGGCGACGAGGTCACGGATGAGGTCATCGACGCGCCCAGCTCCGTCGTCTTCGACGAGGCCGAGAATCGCCTCCATGCGCAGAAGGCCATCCTCATCGCGCTCATGGGGGGCAAGGACTGA
- a CDS encoding cyclic 2,3-diphosphoglycerate synthase: MKKVLILGAAGRDFHNFNTYFRDNPDYRVVAFTATQIPDIEGRKYPAVLAGKLYPRGIPIEAESEMENLIAAHKVDDVHLAYSDLPHEYVMHMASRAQAAGANFVLLGPCATMIKSRRPVVSVCAVRTGSGKSQTSRRVAAILKEKGRRVAAIRHPMPYGDLAQQAVQRFATYADLDKHECTIEEREEYEPHIDKGIIVYAGVDYGAILKQAEKEADVILWDGGNNDFSFYRPDLEIVVADPHRAGHELSYYPGETNFRRADVIVVNKMDTATPEGIETVLANARKVNPKAKIIKANSPTIVKDGERIRGKRVLVIEDGPTLTHGGMKYGAGIVAAKKYGAAEIIDPRPFAVGSIKKTFEKYSHLSDVLPAMGYGEKQMRELARTIEAIDCDLVVSGTPIDITRVVKVSKPILRVGYELEEIGTPTLKDVLKKF; this comes from the coding sequence ATGAAGAAGGTTCTGATCCTGGGCGCCGCCGGGCGCGACTTCCACAACTTCAACACCTACTTCAGGGACAACCCGGATTACCGGGTCGTCGCCTTCACGGCCACGCAGATCCCCGACATCGAAGGCCGCAAGTACCCCGCGGTCCTGGCCGGCAAGCTCTATCCCAGGGGCATCCCGATCGAGGCCGAGTCCGAGATGGAGAACCTCATCGCCGCCCACAAGGTCGACGACGTCCATCTCGCCTACAGCGACCTTCCCCACGAATATGTCATGCACATGGCCTCCCGCGCCCAGGCCGCCGGGGCCAACTTCGTCCTGCTCGGCCCCTGCGCCACGATGATCAAGAGCCGCCGGCCGGTCGTCTCGGTCTGCGCCGTCCGCACCGGCTCGGGCAAGAGCCAGACCAGCCGCCGCGTCGCCGCCATCCTCAAGGAGAAGGGCCGTCGCGTCGCCGCCATCCGCCACCCGATGCCGTACGGCGACCTGGCCCAGCAGGCGGTCCAGCGCTTCGCCACCTACGCCGACCTCGACAAGCACGAATGCACGATCGAGGAGCGCGAGGAGTACGAGCCTCACATCGACAAGGGCATCATCGTCTACGCCGGCGTGGACTACGGCGCCATCCTCAAGCAGGCCGAGAAGGAAGCCGACGTCATCCTCTGGGACGGCGGCAACAACGACTTCTCCTTCTACAGGCCCGATCTCGAGATCGTCGTCGCCGATCCGCACCGGGCCGGTCACGAGCTCTCGTACTATCCCGGCGAAACCAACTTCCGCCGGGCTGACGTCATCGTCGTCAACAAGATGGACACGGCGACGCCCGAGGGCATCGAGACCGTCCTGGCCAACGCCAGGAAGGTCAACCCCAAGGCCAAGATCATCAAGGCCAACTCCCCGACCATCGTCAAGGACGGCGAGCGCATCCGCGGCAAGCGGGTGCTGGTCATCGAGGACGGCCCGACCCTCACCCACGGCGGCATGAAGTACGGCGCCGGCATCGTCGCGGCCAAGAAGTACGGGGCGGCCGAGATCATCGATCCCCGGCCCTTCGCCGTCGGCTCGATCAAGAAGACCTTCGAGAAGTACAGCCACCTCTCCGACGTCCTGCCGGCCATGGGCTACGGCGAGAAGCAGATGCGCGAGCTGGCCAGGACCATCGAGGCCATCGATTGCGACCTCGTCGTCAGCGGCACCCCGATCGACATCACCCGGGTCGTCAAGGTCTCCAAGCCCATCCTCCGCGTCGGCTACGAGCTCGAGGAGATCGGCACGCCCACCCTGAAGGACGTCCTGAAGAAGTTCTAG
- the arcC gene encoding carbamate kinase encodes MRPKIALVAFGGNAMLPDNQRGLQSEQMRNAARAAELMVHIVRKGYELIIVHGNGPQVGNLLIQMEEAANKIPPYSLDVCDAMTEGSMGFMLERALVNELRRRSIDKEVASLVTQVVVDKDDPAFARPTKPVGPFYSKFRGEQLAREKGWTMVEDAGRGYRKVVASPKPIDVVPKGVISQLVEAGRIVIAAGGGGIPVVINGNGLFEGVEAVIDKDYAASLLAREVKVDLFIILTAIERVFIDFGKPGQREAPVLTVDEARRHLADGQFPPGSMGPKIRAAVEYIEAGGREVLITKDSHLKAALINRSGTRIVASA; translated from the coding sequence ATGAGACCGAAGATCGCCCTCGTCGCCTTCGGCGGCAACGCCATGCTGCCCGACAACCAGAGAGGTCTGCAGTCGGAGCAGATGCGGAACGCCGCCCGGGCGGCCGAGCTCATGGTCCACATCGTCCGCAAGGGCTACGAGCTCATCATCGTCCACGGCAACGGGCCGCAGGTCGGGAACCTCCTCATCCAGATGGAGGAGGCGGCCAACAAGATCCCGCCCTACTCGCTCGACGTCTGCGACGCGATGACCGAGGGCAGCATGGGCTTCATGCTCGAACGGGCCCTGGTCAACGAGCTGAGGCGGCGCTCCATCGACAAGGAGGTCGCCTCGCTCGTCACCCAGGTCGTCGTCGACAAGGACGACCCGGCCTTCGCCCGGCCGACCAAGCCGGTCGGCCCGTTCTACTCGAAGTTCCGGGGCGAGCAGTTGGCCCGCGAGAAGGGCTGGACGATGGTCGAGGACGCCGGCCGCGGCTACCGCAAGGTCGTCGCCTCGCCCAAGCCCATCGACGTAGTCCCCAAGGGCGTCATCAGCCAGCTGGTCGAGGCCGGCCGCATCGTCATCGCCGCGGGCGGCGGGGGCATCCCGGTCGTCATCAACGGCAACGGCCTGTTCGAGGGCGTCGAGGCCGTCATCGACAAGGACTACGCCGCGAGCCTGCTCGCGCGCGAGGTCAAAGTGGACCTGTTCATCATCCTGACCGCCATCGAGCGCGTCTTCATCGATTTCGGCAAGCCCGGCCAGCGCGAGGCCCCGGTCCTGACCGTGGACGAGGCCCGCCGGCACCTGGCGGACGGCCAGTTCCCCCCGGGGTCGATGGGGCCCAAGATCCGGGCCGCCGTCGAATACATCGAGGCGGGCGGCCGGGAGGTCCTGATTACCAAGGACTCCCATCTCAAGGCCGCCCTGATCAACCGGTCGGGGACCCGGATCGTCGCCTCAGCTTAG